The genomic interval TTGGGGGTGCGGGCGGCGAGCTCGTCGGCGGGCACCTCCAGGTCGATGCGGCGGGCCCCGACGTCGAGGCTGATGACATCACCGGTCCGGACGAGGGCGAGCGGGCCCCCCGCCGCGGCCTCCGGTGCCACGTGCAGGACGACCGTGCCGTACGCGGTGCCGCTCATCCGGCCGTCGCAGACGCGGACCATGTCCCGCACGCCCTGCTCCAGCAGCTTGGTGGGCAGCGGCATGTTGGCGACCTCGGGCATGCCCGGGTAACCCCGGGGGCCGCAGCCGCGCAGGACGAGGACGGAGTCGGCGTCGACGTCCAGGTCCGGGTCGTCGACGCGGGCGTGGAAGTCCTCGATGCTGTCGAAGACGACCGCCCGGCCGCGGTGGCGCAGCAGGTGCGCCGAGGCGGCCGCGGGTTTGATCAGGGCTCCGTCGGGGGCGAGGCTGCCGCGCAGGACGGCGATGCCGCCCTCCTCGACGAGCGGGCGGGCCCGGGTCCTGATCACCTCGGCGTCCCAGATCGGGGCGTCGGCGAGGTGGTCCACGAGTGGCCTTCCGGTCACGGTGAGCGCGTCGGGGTCCAGGAGGTCGGCGACCTCGCGCAGCACGGCGAGCAGGCCGCCGGCGCGGTGGAAGTCCTCCATGAGGAAGCGTCCGGCGGGCTGGAGGTCCACCAGGACCGGCACCCGGGAGCCGATGCGGTCGAAGTCGTCCAGGGTCAGCTCGATGCCCAGCCGGCCCGCGATGGCGAGGAGATGGACGACCGCGTTGGTGGAGCCGCCGATCGCGGCCAGCGCCACGATCGCGTTGTGGAAGGACCCCTTGGTCAGGAAGGTGCTCGGGCGGCGGTCACCGGACACCAGCTCCACCGCGAGCCGCCCGGTGCCGTGCGCGGCCTCCAGCAGCCTGCTGTCCGGTGCCGGGGTGCCGGCCACCCCGGGGACGACCGTGCCCAGCGCCTCGGCGACCAGCGCCATGGTGGACGCGGTCCCCATGGTGTTGCAGTGCCCGCGGCTGCGGATCATCGACGACTCGGAGCGGGTGAACTGCTCCTGGGACAGGGTCCCGGCGCGGACCTCCTCCGACAGCCGCCACACGTCCGTGCCGCAGCCCAGCGGGGTGCCGCGGAAGGTGCCGGTCAGCATGGGCCCGCCGGGCACGACCACGGCGGGCAGGTCCACCGAGGCGGCGGCCATCAGCAGCGAGGGGATCGTCTTGTCGCAGCCGCCCAGCAGGACGACGCCGTCGAGGGGGTTGGCGCGCAGCATCTCCTCCGTGGCCATCGCCGCCATGTTGCGCCAGAGCATGGCCGTGGGCCGCACGTTGGTCTCGCCCAGCGACACCACGGGCAGGTCGAGGGGGATGCCGCCCGCCTCGTGGACACCGTCGCGGACGGACCTGGCCACCTCGTCCAGGTGGGCGTTGCAGGGGGTGAGGTCGGAGGCGGTGTTGGCGATGGCGATCTGGGGCCGGCCGGTGAAGGCGTCGGCCGGGGCGCCCCGGCGCATCCAGGCCCGGTGGATGTAGGCGTTGCGGTCCTGTCCCGCGTACCACTGCGCGCTGCGAAGGCCCATCACTCGGCTCTTTCCGGTCATCGGTACGGCGGTCTAGTATCCGGAACGCGATGCAGCATACGCAGCCGTTCTCCGCTTCGACAGCACCCGTCGCGGACCGCGCGGAGGGCGACCGTCTCGTGGGACCGGACCCGGTGCCGGCCGTGCTGAGGGGACTCGTCCGGCGCCCTGACGGGGTGGCGCTCGACGAGCCCACCCGGGCGATCGGCGGCCCCGAGCCGATCGTGCGCCGGGCACGTCCGGCCGGCCGGGACTTCGGCGACCGCTGTCTGCTCGGCGACGAGTTCCTTCGGACGGCCTTCGCCCGTCACGAGGCCCGCCCCGAACACGTGCGGGTGCGGCCGCTGGCGCAGACACCGGCCGCCGGGTTCGGCGCGCCGGCCCTTTGCACCGTCCTGGACGGCCCCGAGGTCGTCCACCGCGCCAAGGTCGAGCCGCCCGAGGGCGCCGTCCGGCTGACCTTCACGGTCGGCGGCCGCAACCCCGCTGAAGCGACCGTTGCCGGAAAGGTGCCGCCCGCCCACGAGTCGGGCACCCTCGACGCCGTACGGCGATGGGTCGGCGGGGTGTCCCTGGAACGCCCGACGCCCCGAGCCCTGTGCACGACCGGGGAGTTGCACCACGAGCTGCGGGACAGGCGCGCGCGGGGATACGCCCTCGACGAGCAGGAGAACGAGCCCGGCGTCAACTGCCTTGCGCCCGTGTACGGCACCCCGCCGACTGCTCTCTCCGGGGCGGTGAGCGTCAGCGCGCCGGCGGACCGGACCCGGCCCGTTGAAGGAACCCTTCTGAAGGAGCCCCTTCGGTGAACGCCCCCTCGGCAGCGGGCCGGCAGATGCGCGCCTTCGTCCTGACGGCCCCCGGCGAGTTCGCGGTCCGGGAGGTGCCCGTGCCGGTCGCCGCTCCCGGTGAGGTCGTCGTCGATGTCGAGCGGGTCGGCGTGTGCGGCACCGATCTGGAGTTCTTCACCGGCGCCATGACCTATCTGCACCAGGGACACGCCGGCTATCCGATGCGGCTGGGCCACGAGTGGGCCGGCCGGGTGCGTGCGGTGGGTGCCGGGGTCGAACCCGGCTGGGTCGGGCGCCGGGTCATGGGCGACACGATGCTCGGCTGCGGAACCTGCCGCCGTTGCCGGCGCGGACGGCAGCACGTGTGCGAGAAGCGGGAGGAGGTGGGCATCCGGGGCGGCCGCGCGGGCGCCCTGGCCGAACAACTCGCCGTCCCGGCAGGCTCGTTGCACGT from Streptomyces sp. CC0208 carries:
- a CDS encoding IlvD/Edd family dehydratase, translated to MGLRSAQWYAGQDRNAYIHRAWMRRGAPADAFTGRPQIAIANTASDLTPCNAHLDEVARSVRDGVHEAGGIPLDLPVVSLGETNVRPTAMLWRNMAAMATEEMLRANPLDGVVLLGGCDKTIPSLLMAAASVDLPAVVVPGGPMLTGTFRGTPLGCGTDVWRLSEEVRAGTLSQEQFTRSESSMIRSRGHCNTMGTASTMALVAEALGTVVPGVAGTPAPDSRLLEAAHGTGRLAVELVSGDRRPSTFLTKGSFHNAIVALAAIGGSTNAVVHLLAIAGRLGIELTLDDFDRIGSRVPVLVDLQPAGRFLMEDFHRAGGLLAVLREVADLLDPDALTVTGRPLVDHLADAPIWDAEVIRTRARPLVEEGGIAVLRGSLAPDGALIKPAAASAHLLRHRGRAVVFDSIEDFHARVDDPDLDVDADSVLVLRGCGPRGYPGMPEVANMPLPTKLLEQGVRDMVRVCDGRMSGTAYGTVVLHVAPEAAAGGPLALVRTGDVISLDVGARRIDLEVPADELAARTPNAATVEGFANPRRGWERLYVDHVQQADKGADLDFLVGSSGSEVSRESH
- a CDS encoding IclR family transcriptional regulator C-terminal domain-containing protein, which codes for MQHTQPFSASTAPVADRAEGDRLVGPDPVPAVLRGLVRRPDGVALDEPTRAIGGPEPIVRRARPAGRDFGDRCLLGDEFLRTAFARHEARPEHVRVRPLAQTPAAGFGAPALCTVLDGPEVVHRAKVEPPEGAVRLTFTVGGRNPAEATVAGKVPPAHESGTLDAVRRWVGGVSLERPTPRALCTTGELHHELRDRRARGYALDEQENEPGVNCLAPVYGTPPTALSGAVSVSAPADRTRPVEGTLLKEPLR